The following coding sequences are from one Triticum aestivum cultivar Chinese Spring chromosome 5A, IWGSC CS RefSeq v2.1, whole genome shotgun sequence window:
- the LOC123104138 gene encoding berberine bridge enzyme-like Cyn d 4, which translates to MAMARSSSLVLVAFALLCCYASTVSSQGNSSDGFLSCLTASIPRQLVFTPSSPSFTPLLKSSIRNPKFFTPSTVRPLYIITPTNASHVQAAVLCGRRSGLRIRVRSGGHDYEGLSYRSVRAESFAVLDLSSLRAVRVDAQAATAWVDSGAQLGELYYAIGKASGVLGFPGGLCPTVGVGGHFSGGGFGMLLRKYGMAIDNVIDAVLVDAKGRLLNKNTMGSDVFWALRGGGGESFGVVVSWQVKLLPVPPKVTVFNVPVTASQGAADLVTRWQQVAPALPEDLIIRVVVQQKTANFQSLFLGTCDALLPVMSSRFPELRFNRSDCREMTWIQSVPYIYLGSASTVEDLLNRTTAESVFSSGYKATSDYVRQAIPRDAWASIFAKLAQPNAGLMILDPYGGQIAAVPESATPYPHRAGVLYNIQYMNFWSMASGDGAVQTRWIREFYAFMAPFVSSNPREAYFNYRDLDLGENVVVGNVSSYQAGMVWGQKYFKGNYQRLAMAKGQIDPDDYFRNEQSIPPFANSR; encoded by the coding sequence ATGGCCATGGCCAGGAGCTCCAGCCTAGTGCTCGTCGCCTTCGCCTTGCTCTGCTGCTACGCCTCCACCGTCTCCTCCCAGGGTAATTCGTCTGATGGTTTCCTCTCGTGTCTGACGGCGAGCATCCCCCGCCAGCTCGTGTTCACGCCGAGCTCGCCCTCGTTCACGCCGCTGCTCAAGTCCTCCATCCGGAACCCCAAGTTCTTCACGCCCAGCACCGTGAGGCCGCTGTATATTATCACGCCGACGAACGCGTCGCACGTGCAGGCTGCCGTGCTGTGCGGCCGTCGGAGCGGGCTGCGCATCCGCGTGCGCAGCGGCGGGCACGACTACGAGGGCCTGTCGTACCGGTCCGTGCGCGCCGAGTCGTTCGCCGTGCTTGACCTGTCGAGCCTCCGTGCCGTGCGGGTCGACGCGCAGGCGGCGACCGCGTGGGTGGACTCCGGCGCCCAGCTCGGCGAGCTCTATTATGCGATCGGGAAGGCGAGCGGCGTGCTCGGCTTCCCCGGCGGCCTGTGCCCCACCGTCGGCGTCGGAGGCCATTtcagcggcggcggcttcggcatgCTGCTGCGCAAGTACGGCATGGCCATCGACAACGTCATCGACGCCGTGCTGGTGGACGCCAAGGGGAGGCTCCTGAACAAGAACACCATGGGGAGCGACGTCTTCTGGGccctccgaggcggcggcggcgagagcttCGGCGTCGTGGTGTCGTGGCAGGTGAAGCTCCTGCCCGTCCCGCCCAAGGTCACGGTGTTCAACGTCCCTGTGACCGCCAGCCAGGGCGCCGCGGACCTCGTCACCAGGTGGCAGCAGGTCGCGCCGGCCCTGCCGGAGGACCTGATCATCAGGGTGGTCGTCCAGCAGAAGACGGCCAACTTCCAGTCCCTGTTCCTCGGCACCTGCGACGCGCTGCTGCCGGTGATGAGCAGCCGCTTCCCGGAGCTGCGGTTCAACCGCTCCGACTGCAGGGAGATGACCTGGATCCAGTCGGTGCCCTACATCTACCTCGGCAGCGCCTCGACCGTGGAGGACCTCCTGAACCGGACCACCGCCGAGTCCGTCTTCAGCAGCGGCTACAAGGCGACGTCCGACTACGTCCGGCAGGCCATCCCGCGGGACGCGTGGGCCAGCATCTTCGCCAAGCTGGCGCAGCCCAACGCGGGGCTCATGATCCTGGACCCATACGGCGGGCAGATCGCGGCCGTGCCGGAGTCGGCGACGCCGTACCCGCACCGCGCCGGCGTGCTCTACAACATCCAGTACATGAACTTCTGGTCGATGGCGTCGGGGGACGGGGCCGTGCAGACCAGGTGGATCAGGGAGTTCTACGCGTTCATGGCACCGTTCGTGAGCTCCAACCCGAGGGAGGCCTACTTCAACTACAGGGACCTGGACCTCGGCGAGAACGTCGTCGTCGGCAACGTCAGCAGCTACCAGGCCGGGATGGTCTGGGGCCAGAAGTACTTCAAGGGCAACTACCAGAGGCTCGCGATGGCCAAGGGCCAGATCGACCCCGACGACTACTTCAGGAACGAGCAGAGCATCCCGCCATTTGCCAACAGCAGGTGA